The following nucleotide sequence is from Azoarcus sp. CIB.
CATCGGCCGGCAGGCCGGGGCACAGCGAGCGGCATTCGGAGACGTTCGGGAACACGAGGAAACCGATCTCGTCGCGATCGTGTCCGGTCACGACGATGTCCTGGGCGACCGGTTTCAGGGCGTCGATGCCCTTCACGCGCAGCGAACCCACATGCACCCAGGTGCCGGTCAGCAGCTTGAAGTCCTCGCCCACGCGGCCATCGAACAGCAAACCCTGCTCCGGCTGCGCCGGATCGACGAACTCGACCGCGTCGCCGATCAGGTAGAAGCCTTCGTCATCGAAGGACTTGGCGGTGAGTTCGGGCTGTTTCCAGTACCCCGGGAACACGTTCGGTCCGCGCACGCGCACTTCCAGCTTGTCCGCCGACGGCACGAGTTTCAGTTCGACGCCCGGCACCGGCACGCCGATCACCCCCGAGCGCACCGCCTGGAAATGGCAGTCGGTCGCGAGCGGCGCGGTCTCGGTCGAACCCCACGACGACACCATCGTGACGCGGCGGCCGGTGGATTCCTCCGAGAGGTTCTCCAGCTCCGCCCACAGGTGCTGCGGCAGCGCCGCGCCGGCGTAGAAGATCAGCTTCAGGCGTCCGAAGAAGGCCTCGCGCAGTTGCGCGTCGCGGCGCAGTTCGGGCACCAGCATGTCGTAGGCACGCGGCACGCTGAAGTAGATCGTCGGCGACACGTCCTTGAGGTTGCGCAACGTCTTGCCCAGCAGCGCCGGCACCGGCTTGCCGTCGTCGATGTAGAGGCTGCCGCCGCAACGCAGCACCATGTTCAGGTTGTGGTTGCTGCCGAAGGTGTGGCTCCACGGCAGCCAGTCCACCAGCACCGGCGGCTCGTCCTTGAGGAAGGGCCACACCAGCTCCTTCGCGAGCTGGCTCGCGCACAGCATGCGCTGCGTGTTGATGACGGCCTTGGGCGTACCGACCGACCCCGACGTGAACAGGAACTTGGCCGTCGTGTCCGGCGTGATGCGATCAAAGGCGCGCATCACCGCGGCTTCGTCGCCGCTTGCCTCGCCACCACTTGCCTCGATATCCGCGAACGCGATGCAACCCGCCGCCTGTCCGCTGCGCCGGCCCGCCACCACGACGCCATCGTGCAGCGGCGCGATCGCATCAATCGCCGCGGCGAATCGCGCCACGTCATCCGCATAGACGACGCCCGGCCGCATCAGCTCGATGTTGCCCTTGAGCTTGACGAAATCCTTCGACATCAGCGAGTTGCCGGTCGAGATCGCGCACGAAGGCACGCCGACATGCATCGCCGCGTACATCAGCAGCGCATGCTCGATGGAGTTGTCGGAAAGGATAACGACCGGCCGCTCCGCGGACAGGTTCTGCCCCAGCAGCCAGGTCGCGATCGCGACCACGCGCCGGCGCGCCTCGCCGTAGCTCACCCGGTCCCACTCGCCCGCCGCGTTGCGCTCGGCGAGGAAGACGCGCTCCGGCGCCACGCGCGCCCAGTGCTCCAGCCACTCGCCGACGCAGCGCGCATAGGTCTGCGGCAGCGGGATGCCCGAGCGCAGGATGCGGCTGCCGTCGGGCCGTTCTTCGACATTGACGACCGGGCGCGCGAACATCGCGTCGGTCTCGTTGATCGCAGTGCTCATGAATCGTCCCCGCGTGCGCTGCTTACTTGATCAGCTTGTAGTTGCCGCTGTCGATCTTCACCAGCACGTGCGAGCGCTCGTCCAGGCCGAAATGGTCGTTGGCGTTCATGTTGTAGACGCCGTGGCTTGCGATGACCTCCTTGTTCCCCTCGAGCGCGTCGCGCAGGGCCGCGCGGAATTCCGGGGTGCCCGGCTTGGCGCTCTTCAGCGCGACCGGCACCGCCTGCTCGATCAGCCGCCACGCATCGAAGGCATGGCCGGCGAAGGACGAGAACGAGCCGGCGCCATACTTTTCCTCGTACTTCGTCACGAGGCTCTTGCCCATCGCCTTGGACGGGTGCGAATCGGCAATCTGGTCCACCACCACGACCGGCCCCACCGGGATGATCACGCCGTCGGCCGCCTTGCCCGCGACCTTGAGGAAGGCCTGGTTCGCGACCGCGTGGGTCTGGTAGACCTGCCCCTTGTAGCCGCGCTCGACCAGCGTGGTCTGCGGCAGGGCGGCGGGGCTGCCGGAGCCCGCGACGAGAACCGCGTCGGGCCGCGCCGATACCAGCTTCAACACCTGGCCGCTCACCGAGGTGTCCGCACGTGCAAAGCGCTCGGTCGCGACCAGCTTGATCCCGGCCGCTTCGGCCTTGGCGGTCACCGAAGTCAGCCAGTCCTCGCCATAGGCATCCGAGAAGCCGATGAAGCCGAGCGTCTTCACCCCGTTCTGCTTCATGTGCCCGATCACCGCAGCGGCCATCACGCTGTTTTGCTGCGGGGTGCGGAACACCCACTTGTTGCGCTCTGCCGGCAGCGACACCGGGCTGATCGTGACCTGCGGCGTGGCGCTCTCGTTGGCCACCTCGGCCATCGCGGCGGTCGCCGGCGTCGTCGAGGAGCCGATCAGTACATCCACCTTGTCCTCGCTGACCAGCCTGCGAGCGTTCTTGGTGGCCATGGTGGGATCGGTCGCATCGTCGAGTACGATGAAATTGACCTTCTCGCCACCGATCTGCGCCGGCAGCAGCGCGAACACGTTCTTCTCCGGAATCCCGAGCGAAGCGCCCGGTCCGGTTGCCGACAACGAGATGCCGATCGTGATGTCGGCCAAGGCCGGCGAAACGTACGAGGCGGCGGCCAGCGAGCACAGCACTGCGAGTTTCTTGACCTGCATGTTCACTCACTCCTTTGGTGTCTTTGCGCCCGACGGTGTCGGGTCGATTGGGTGGCGGTTCGGGCCGCTCTGTCGCCGAAGCTCGCGGGGAGCCGGCATGGTGTGAAAGTTAGCAGCGCTATTGTCACTTGTCAAACACTTGTTCGACTAGTTTGTTAACTTCCTTGCGCACAGCCGCGCGCGGTGCTCCGGCAAGCGGAAATCCGCAGCCGGAACACCCGCGAGATCGTTAGAAACTGTGCCGCATGCCGACGCCGATCAACCTCGTCGCCCCGCCACGCTCGGCCAGCCCGTTATAGACGCTGCGCGCCACCGCGTCGTCGTTGTCGGCACGGATCACCCGCCCGTACAGCGCCGTGCGCTTCGAAAGATCATGGCTGTAGCCGAGGGCCCAGGAACGCGAATCCGACTGGCTCGCATCCGACCTGTACGCAGCGTAGGCGACCTGCACGTTGCCCGCCGCGCCCACGGGAATGCGCGCGCCGAGGTTCCACAGCCGCGCCTCCGCCGCCACGTCGCCGTCCAGCGTCTGGTAGCTGCCGATCACCTTCACGACCTTGAAGTCGTAGGAGGCCCCGAGCATGTGCTCGCGCTGCCGCCGGTCCACGATGGGCGCGGCGACGGTGCTGGTGTCGAGGCGATGGAACACGTAGCCGACCGACAGCGGGCCGTTCGCATAGTTGATGCTCGCGCCGGCGAACTCGCCCGCGTTGCGGTTCACCGTGCTCTCCTGCCCCACGCCGTACATCGCGCTGACCGTCAGCCCGCCCCAGTTCGGCGAGTTGTAGTTGATCGAGTTGTTCACCCGCCCCGGGCCGGTCGACACGACGCTCATGCTCCCCTGCGCCGCGAGCGCGGTGACCGGCGAGAACGGCCCGCCCATCAGCGCGTCGTAACGCAGCAGCGACATCCAGTACCCCGGCGAGTGCTGGCGCCCCGCCGTGACGGTGCCGAAGCCGCCCTGCAGGCCGACGAAGGACTGCCGGCTGAACAGCACGCCCGGCGGCACGGTGCCACCGGTATCGGCGGCGATGCCGCTTTCCAGCCGGAACAGCGCCTTCAGGCCGTTACCCAGATCCTCGGTGCCGTGAAAGCCGATGCGGCTCGGCTCCAGGCCGCCGCTGTCGACCACGGTGAGGCTCTTGTGCTCCCCACGCGCCTGGCCCACGAACATGTCCATCGCACCGTAGATCGTGACGTTCGACTGTGCGAACACAGGTCCGGCAACCACCCCCAGCGCGGCAAACCCTGCAACGATTCGAAAACCCTTCATGCCTCCTCCTTTGCCATATCAATATATTTATGAGCGGACGACGGGCACTGCACAGCCCCGCCCGCGTCGTCCGGCGCAGGCGGTCACAAGCGAAAACGGGGATCAGGCAGCGAGCCTGTCCTGGTGCTTCCCACCCAGCCCCAGATACGCCTCGATCACCCGCGGATCATCGGCAAGCTGCTTGGCCGGCCCTTCCATCGAGATCTCGCCGGTCTCGAGCACGTAGGCGTAGTCGGCAACCTGCAGCGCCGCGCGCGCGTTCTGCTCGACCAGCAGGATCGACACCCCGCGCCGGCGCAGCTCGCCGATGATGCGGAAGATCTCGCGCACGATCAGCGGGGCGAGGCCCAGGCTCGGTTCATCGAGCATCAGCAGCTTCGGCTTGGCCATCAGCGCGCGCCCCACCGCCAGCATCTGGCGCTCGCCGCCGGAGAGCGTGCCGGCGAGCTGCGCCTTGCGCTCCTTGAGGCGCGGGAAGAGGTGATACACCTCTTCCATCGTCTCGGCGTGATCGCGCTTGCCCATGCGGTAGCGCTGGAAGGCGCCCAGCAGCAGGTTGTCCTCGACGCTCATCTCGGCGAAGAGCTCGCGTTTTTCCGGGACGAGGTTCATGCCGCGCGCGACCATGCGCTCCACCCGCGGCACGTACTCGGCCTCGCCGTCGAAGGTGACCTGCCCGCGCGACTCCAACAGGCCCATGATCGCCGACAGCATGGTCGTCTTGCCCGCGCCGTTGGGGCCGATCACGGTGACGATCTGCCCTTCACCGACGCGGATGTTGGCGTTCGACAAGGCCTCGACCTTGCCGTAGGCGACACACAGGTCGCGCACCTCGAGCACCGTGCGCGGGGGATTGGGGGCGTTGGGGGCGGTGTCGATGGTCTGCTCGATCACGTTGATCTCCACGCTCATGCCGTTCATTCCACACCTCCGAGATAGGCTTCGAGCACCGCCGGGTTCTGCTGCACTTCCTCGGGCAGGCCCTCGGCGATCTTCTGGCCGAACTCCATCACGACGACGCGATCGACCAGTCCCATCACGAAGTCCATGTCGTGCTCGACCAGCAGGATGCCCATGCCTTCGCCCCGGAGCTTCCTGAGGAGCTCGGCGAGCGCCTGCTTCTCCTTGAAGCGCAGGCCCGCGGCCGGCTCGTCGAGGAGCAAGAGGCAGGGGTCAGCGGCGAGTGCGCGGGCGATCTCGAGGATGCGCTGCTGGCCCAGCGCGAGGCTGCCGGCGGCGTCGAACATGTGCTCGGCCAGCCCCACGCGTTCGATCTGGCGCGCGGCTTCGTTGAGGAGCCGCGCTTCCTCGGCGCGGTCGAGGCGCCATGCGGCGGGGAACACGCCCTTGTCGCCGCGCATGTGCGCGCCGATGGCGACGTTCTCAAGCACGCTCATGGTCGGCAGCAGCTTCACGTGCTGGAAGGTGCGGCTCATGCCCATGCGGGCGATCGCGCGCGAGCCGCGCCCGGCGACCGGTTTGCCGAGGAACAGCACGTCGCCCGAGGTCGGGGTGTCGACGCCCGAGATCTGGTTGAACATGGTGCTTTTGCCCGCGCCGTTGGGGCCGATCAGCGCGAGGATCTCGCCCGCCTTGACGGTGAGGCTCATGGCGTTGTTGGCGACGAGACCACCGAACTTGCGCGTGACCTCCTTCGCTTCGAGGATCACGTCCCCGCGCGCGGGCAGCGGCTTTCTCGGCAGCGGCTCGGCCGCGGCATCGAGCGTGCGTTGGGTCGCCTTCACCGGCACGAAGCGGGCGAACAAGGGCCACAGGCCTTCGCGCGCGCGCTGCAGGATGATGATCATCATCAGGCCGAAGAAGATCACCTCGAAGTTGCCGCTCTGGCCGAAGATGCGGGGCAGGATGTCCTGCAGCCACTGCTTGGCGATGGTGATGACGCCCGCGCCGAGGAGCGCGCCCCACACCTGGCCGGCGCCACCGACCACCGCCATGAAGAGGTACTCGATGCCGATGTGGAGTCCAAAGGGGGTGGGGTTCACAAAGCGCTGCATGTGCGCGTAGAGCCAGCCCGAGGCGCAGGCGTGGAGTGCGGCGATGACGAAGATCACCATGCGCGCGCGCGCGGTATCCACCCCCATCGCCTCGGCCATCACCATGCCGCCCTTCAAGGCCCGGATCGCGCGGCCTTCGCGCGAGTCGAGCAGGTTCTGGGTGGTGAACACCGCCAAGAGCAGGAAGGCCCAGATGAGGTAGAAGATCTGGCTGCCGTCGGTGAGTTCATAGCCGAAGATCGCGATCGGCGGGATGCCGGTGAGTCCCGTATGGCCGCCCAGCGTTTCGAGGGTGCCGAAGAGGAAGTACAGGCTGATGCCCCACGCGATGGTGCCCAGCGGCAGGTAGTGGCCCGACAGGCGCAGCGTGAGCGAGCCGAGGACGAACGCGACGGTGGCGGTGAACGCCAGGCCGACGAAGAGGGCCAGCCACGGCGAGCCGCCCGCCCACGCGAGCCACGCGGGCAAGTCGGTCGCGGTGGTGAGCACCGCGGTGGTGTAGGCGCCGAGGCCCACGAAGGCGGCCTGGCCGAAGCTCGTGAGGCCGCCGACGCCGGTGAGCAGCACGAGGCCGAGGGCGACCAGCGCATACAGGCCGATGTAGTTGAGCAGCGTGACGTAGAAGGGCGGCATCACGAGCGGCGCCACCAGCAGCAGCGCGAGGAAGCTGCCCAGGACGGACCGGGCGGACAGTGCGGGCTTCATTCCTCTTCCTCCACGTGGTGGCTGGTGAACGAACGCCACAAGAGCACCGGGATGATGAGCGTGAACACGATGACTTCCTTGTAGGCGCTGGCCCAGAAGGAGCTGAAGGCTTCGAGCAGGCCGACGAGCACGGCGCCGGCGGCGGCGATCGGGTAGCTGGCGAGTCCGCCGACGATGGCGGCCACGAAGCCCTTCAAGCCGATGAGGAAGCCGGTGTCGTAGTAGATGGTGGTGATCGGGGCGATCAGCACGCCGGACAAGGCGCCGATGAGCGCCGCGAGCAGGAAGGTGAGGCGCCCGGCGAGCGCGGGAGAGATGCCCATCAGGCGCGCGCCGTTGCGGTTCATCGCGGTCGCGCGCAGCGCCTTGCCATAGATCGTGCGACCGAAGAACAGGTAGAGCGCGACGATGAGCACGATGGAGGCGGCGATGACCCAGATCGTCTGGCCGTTCACCAGCATCGGCCCAAGCTCGAAACGTGCTTCCGAGAAGGCCGGGGTGCGGGAACCCTCGGCGCCGAAGAACAGCAGCCCGAGCCCGACCATGCCCACGTGCACGGCGACCGAGACGATCAGCAGGATCAGCACCGGGGCGGCGGCGATCGGCTGGTAGATCAGGCGGTACATCAGCGGGCCCATCGGCACCACCACGAGGAGCGCCAGCAGCACCTGCAGCGGCAGCGCGAGGGTCGTGAGCGGCAGCCCGTACAGCAGCGCCGCGAGCAGCGCGGGGTAGCCGACGTTCCACGCCAGCACGCCCGCGAGGCGCCCCTTCTGGCCGCTATGCAGCGCGCCGCGCGCATCGACCGCCGCGGCGAGCACGCCCGCGCCGAGCAAGAGCCACAGCGTCGCCGGTACCGTGCCGGCCTGGATCATGACGAGAGTCAGCGCGCCATAGGCGACGAACTCCCCCTGCGGAATGAAGATCACCCGCGTCACGGCAAACACCAACACCAGCGCGAGCGCGAGCAGCGCGTAGATCGCACCGTTGGTGATGCCGTCCTGTGCGAGCAACAGCGCTATCTGGAAATCCATGGACGAACCCCGGCCGTCCGCGCCTTTGGCGCGGAAACACTAGAGATGAAAGGGAAGAAGCCGCGCGTCCGCGGCGGCTGGCTCGACGTCAGGGACGCGGCGCCAGAACTCCGGGTAAGGGAATCGCCGGGGGAACGGATCGGGAGGTCGGGGGCTCGCCGGCACGCGGCGCGGCAGCGACAGGTGTGGTGGTCATTGCGTCTTGTCTCCGTTCTTGGCCGCCCCGAAGCGGGTACGGCGGGTGGCAGCCTGGTTGGCCGCTCTCGAGTCTTGCTCCCGCAGGCGCATGCCCTGACGGTGCCCGATTAAGCTACAGATACAAAACAGACTTGTCAAACACTTGGTCAAGTAGTCTAATCATCAACAGGGGATACGCCGAACAGCTGCCGGCGTCCGGCGCCCCCCGCCCCGGACATGCAGCCCGGCGCCCTGCACGTTATGATTTCGACCGACAACCGCTTCCAGCCACCTTCCTGATGACATCCGCTTCAGCCGCCGCTCACGACGATTCGCATTTTTTCTCGACCGAGGCCGAGATCCTGCGGCTGTCGCGCGAGGAACCCGAGCTCGGCCAGGCCGCCGTGGCGGATCGCCTGCGCCGCGCCGGCCTGACGATTTCCCCTTCCGGCGTGCGCTACATCTGGCAGAAACACGGTCTGGAGACCACCGCCAAGCGCCTGCAGGCGCTGGTGGACGCCACCCCGGAAGGCCTCGCCACGCTCACCGACAACCAGCGCGAGCTCCTCGAACGCGGCACGCTC
It contains:
- a CDS encoding porin, coding for MKGFRIVAGFAALGVVAGPVFAQSNVTIYGAMDMFVGQARGEHKSLTVVDSGGLEPSRIGFHGTEDLGNGLKALFRLESGIAADTGGTVPPGVLFSRQSFVGLQGGFGTVTAGRQHSPGYWMSLLRYDALMGGPFSPVTALAAQGSMSVVSTGPGRVNNSINYNSPNWGGLTVSAMYGVGQESTVNRNAGEFAGASINYANGPLSVGYVFHRLDTSTVAAPIVDRRQREHMLGASYDFKVVKVIGSYQTLDGDVAAEARLWNLGARIPVGAAGNVQVAYAAYRSDASQSDSRSWALGYSHDLSKRTALYGRVIRADNDDAVARSVYNGLAERGGATRLIGVGMRHSF
- a CDS encoding branched-chain amino acid ABC transporter ATP-binding protein/permease, which translates into the protein MKPALSARSVLGSFLALLLVAPLVMPPFYVTLLNYIGLYALVALGLVLLTGVGGLTSFGQAAFVGLGAYTTAVLTTATDLPAWLAWAGGSPWLALFVGLAFTATVAFVLGSLTLRLSGHYLPLGTIAWGISLYFLFGTLETLGGHTGLTGIPPIAIFGYELTDGSQIFYLIWAFLLLAVFTTQNLLDSREGRAIRALKGGMVMAEAMGVDTARARMVIFVIAALHACASGWLYAHMQRFVNPTPFGLHIGIEYLFMAVVGGAGQVWGALLGAGVITIAKQWLQDILPRIFGQSGNFEVIFFGLMMIIILQRAREGLWPLFARFVPVKATQRTLDAAAEPLPRKPLPARGDVILEAKEVTRKFGGLVANNAMSLTVKAGEILALIGPNGAGKSTMFNQISGVDTPTSGDVLFLGKPVAGRGSRAIARMGMSRTFQHVKLLPTMSVLENVAIGAHMRGDKGVFPAAWRLDRAEEARLLNEAARQIERVGLAEHMFDAAGSLALGQQRILEIARALAADPCLLLLDEPAAGLRFKEKQALAELLRKLRGEGMGILLVEHDMDFVMGLVDRVVVMEFGQKIAEGLPEEVQQNPAVLEAYLGGVE
- a CDS encoding branched-chain amino acid ABC transporter permease — encoded protein: MDFQIALLLAQDGITNGAIYALLALALVLVFAVTRVIFIPQGEFVAYGALTLVMIQAGTVPATLWLLLGAGVLAAAVDARGALHSGQKGRLAGVLAWNVGYPALLAALLYGLPLTTLALPLQVLLALLVVVPMGPLMYRLIYQPIAAAPVLILLIVSVAVHVGMVGLGLLFFGAEGSRTPAFSEARFELGPMLVNGQTIWVIAASIVLIVALYLFFGRTIYGKALRATAMNRNGARLMGISPALAGRLTFLLAALIGALSGVLIAPITTIYYDTGFLIGLKGFVAAIVGGLASYPIAAAGAVLVGLLEAFSSFWASAYKEVIVFTLIIPVLLWRSFTSHHVEEEE
- a CDS encoding feruloyl-CoA synthase, with translation MSTAINETDAMFARPVVNVEERPDGSRILRSGIPLPQTYARCVGEWLEHWARVAPERVFLAERNAAGEWDRVSYGEARRRVVAIATWLLGQNLSAERPVVILSDNSIEHALLMYAAMHVGVPSCAISTGNSLMSKDFVKLKGNIELMRPGVVYADDVARFAAAIDAIAPLHDGVVVAGRRSGQAAGCIAFADIEASGGEASGDEAAVMRAFDRITPDTTAKFLFTSGSVGTPKAVINTQRMLCASQLAKELVWPFLKDEPPVLVDWLPWSHTFGSNHNLNMVLRCGGSLYIDDGKPVPALLGKTLRNLKDVSPTIYFSVPRAYDMLVPELRRDAQLREAFFGRLKLIFYAGAALPQHLWAELENLSEESTGRRVTMVSSWGSTETAPLATDCHFQAVRSGVIGVPVPGVELKLVPSADKLEVRVRGPNVFPGYWKQPELTAKSFDDEGFYLIGDAVEFVDPAQPEQGLLFDGRVGEDFKLLTGTWVHVGSLRVKGIDALKPVAQDIVVTGHDRDEIGFLVFPNVSECRSLCPGLPADAPVEQVLTNPAVLARVRLGMAALAQGGGGSSTVPTRALLMAEPPSVEAGEITDKGYINQRAVLTRRKDLVEVLYAEMPDKTVVTA
- a CDS encoding ABC transporter substrate-binding protein, which produces MQVKKLAVLCSLAAASYVSPALADITIGISLSATGPGASLGIPEKNVFALLPAQIGGEKVNFIVLDDATDPTMATKNARRLVSEDKVDVLIGSSTTPATAAMAEVANESATPQVTISPVSLPAERNKWVFRTPQQNSVMAAAVIGHMKQNGVKTLGFIGFSDAYGEDWLTSVTAKAEAAGIKLVATERFARADTSVSGQVLKLVSARPDAVLVAGSGSPAALPQTTLVERGYKGQVYQTHAVANQAFLKVAGKAADGVIIPVGPVVVVDQIADSHPSKAMGKSLVTKYEEKYGAGSFSSFAGHAFDAWRLIEQAVPVALKSAKPGTPEFRAALRDALEGNKEVIASHGVYNMNANDHFGLDERSHVLVKIDSGNYKLIK
- a CDS encoding ABC transporter ATP-binding protein, yielding MNGMSVEINVIEQTIDTAPNAPNPPRTVLEVRDLCVAYGKVEALSNANIRVGEGQIVTVIGPNGAGKTTMLSAIMGLLESRGQVTFDGEAEYVPRVERMVARGMNLVPEKRELFAEMSVEDNLLLGAFQRYRMGKRDHAETMEEVYHLFPRLKERKAQLAGTLSGGERQMLAVGRALMAKPKLLMLDEPSLGLAPLIVREIFRIIGELRRRGVSILLVEQNARAALQVADYAYVLETGEISMEGPAKQLADDPRVIEAYLGLGGKHQDRLAA